In Etheostoma cragini isolate CJK2018 chromosome 9, CSU_Ecrag_1.0, whole genome shotgun sequence, the following are encoded in one genomic region:
- the pfas gene encoding phosphoribosylformylglycinamidine synthase, with amino-acid sequence MAVVRFYSNEVVSGRAIQRAAKLYPQLSITTELCYNVELTGCQRLSAEQTEVLLWLFRPPLQAEPLSEETNLTEGRGEKLVEIGPRLNFSTAWSTNAVSICQSAGLANVTRVELSRRFLIKPKNGENVDKLDGDTEKLIACLYDSMTECIYQHPITSFTVETKPQPVFEVDILGKGRAALEMANDNLGETVNNFLYWVFFLASYSASAYLHLVSSGIKGMELECVYPKDPSRASQYETRRSLRHVIFTAETHNFPTGVAPFSGATTGTGGRIRDVQSAGRGGHVIAGTAGYCFGNLHIPGYVLPWESEGEGWEYPSSFAPPLQVAVEASDGASDYGNKFGEPVLSGFARSFGMRLADGERREWIKPIMFSGGLGSIEATHVKKEEAENGMEVVKIGGPVYRIGVGGGAASSVQVQGDNSSDRDLGAVQRGDAEMEQKMNRALRACLEKSGGNPICSIHDQGAGGNGNVLKELSEPAGAVIYCSRFKKGDPTLSVLELWGAEYQESNALLLRPSDRGFLERVCQREKCPVDFVGNITGDGKIVLMDDDRGSGDQADTGRCPVDLQLEWVLGKMPQKKFKMERLAPTHQPLALPAGLKVIDALDRVLRLPAVASKRYLTNKVDRSVTGLVAQQQCVGPLHTPLADVAVVALSPFSLEGAATAIGEQPIKGLICPAAGARMALGEALTNLVFARVTALKDVKCSGNWMWAAKLPGEGACLWEACKAMCEVMGQLGVAVDGGKDSLSMAARVGKETVKAPGALVISAYAVCPDITATVTPDLEDPDGKGVLLWVPLSPGRHRLGGSALAQCYSQLGDCSPDLEQPELLTGCFNTTQALIQDRLLSAGHDISDGGLISCLLEMAFAGNRGIDVELPSQGAGVTELLFSEELGLVLEVSQLDVETVCQRYSDAGVQCHRVGRTCGFGPEAVVSVSVDGQEVLREPLPNLRALWEDTSFQLERLQSNEICVKEEEEGLAKRTQPYFKLTFDPSISPSISQLSAGQPRVAVVREEGSNGDREMSASLYMAGFEVWDVNMQDLCSGSLTLETFKAVVFVGGFSYADVLGSAKGWAATVAYNPKAKAEFDRFRQRRDTLSLGVCNGCQLLALLGWVGEGEHGAETEVVLTHNKSGRFESRFVSVGIQESPSVWLRGMEGSALGVWVAHGEGLMQFCSSVAQDQIISGGLAPVRYLDDQGHPTEVYPLNPNGSPQGIAGLCSRDGRHLAMMPHPERCTLGWQTPWAPRDFRSSLTPSPWLRMFKNAVAWCSNTE; translated from the exons ATGGCTGTAGTGAGGTTCTACAGTAATGAAGTTGTGAGTGGGCGAGCCATACAGAGGGCCGCCAAGCTCTACCCCCAGCTGTCCATCACCACTGAGCTGTGCTACAATGTGGAGCTGACAG GCTGTCAGAGGCTCAGTGCCGAGCAGACGGAGGTTCTCCTCTGGTTGTTTCGTCCTCCCCTGCAGGCAGAGCCGCTGTCTGAGGAAACCAACCTCACAGAGGGCAGGGGGGAGAAACTGGTGGAGATTGGACCCAG GTTGAACTTCTCCACCGCCTGGTCCACTAACGCCGTGTCCATCTGCCAGAGCGCCGGCCTCGCTAACGTCACACGGGTCGAGCTGTCTCGCAGATTTCTAATCaag CCAAAGAATGGAGAGAACGTTGACAAACTTGATGGAGACACAGAGAAGCTGATTGCGTGTCTGTATGACAGTATGACAGAATGCATCTATCAACATCCCATCACATCCTTCACCGTGGAAACCAAACCGCAGCCAGTGTTTGAGGTGGACATCCTGGGGAAGGGCCGTGCAGCCTTGGAGATGGCAAACGATAATCTGGGTGAGACTGTTAACAATTTCCTATATTGGGTTTTCTTCTTAGCATCCTATTCAGCTTCAGCCTACCTCCATCTT gtgtccagtggtATCAAAGGGATGGAGCTGGAGTGTGTTTACCCAAAGGACCCATCCCGGGCCAGCCAGTATGAGACGCGGCGCTCACTAAGACACGTCATCTTTACCGCAGAGACGCACAACTTTCCAACAG GTGTAGCGCCATTCAGCGGAGCCACCACAGGCACAGGAGGTCGAATCAGAGATGTCCAGAGTGCTGGGCGGGGAGGCCACGTCATCGCCGGCACCGCAGGCTACTGCTTCGGCAACCTGCACATCCCAG GTTACGTTCTCCCCTGGGAGTCTGAAGGAGAGGGCTGGGAGTATCCTTCCAGCTTTGCCCCTCCACTGCAGGTGGCAGTTGAAGCCAGTGATGGAGCCTCAGACTATGGCAACAAGTTTGGAGAACCTGTCCTGTCAG GTTTTGCTCGTTCTTTTGGCATGCGGCTGGCTGATGGAGAGCGACGAGAGTGGATTAAGCCAATCATGTTCAGCGGTGGTCTCGGTTCTATTGAGGCTACACATGTAAAGAAAGAAGAGGCAGAGAATG GAATGGAAGTGGTGAAGATCGGTGGGCCGGTGTACAGAATCGGCGTGGGAGGAGGAGCAGCCTCCTCTGTACAA GTCCAGGGTGACAACTCCAGCGACAGGGATCTGGGTGCAGTGCAGAGGGGAGACGCTGAGATGGAGCAGAAGATGAATCGCGCTCTCAGGGCGTGTCTGGAAAAGAGCGGCGGGAACCCAATCTGCAGTATACACGACCAGGGGGCAGGAGGAAATG GTAACGTGCTTAAGGAGCTAAGTGAGCCAGCAGGAGCCGTAATCTACTGCAGTAGATTTAAG AAAGGAGACCCCACACTGAGTGTGCTGGAGCTGTGGGGGGCAGAGTATCAAGAGAGCAATGCCCTGCTGCTCCGTCCATCGGACAGGGGCTTCCTGGAGAGGGTGTGTCAGAGGGAGAAGTGTCCTGTTGACTTTGTGGGAAACATCACTGGAGACGGCAAG ATTGTGCTGATGGATGATGATAGAGGCAGTGGGGATCAAGCAGACACGGGGCGCTGTCCTGTCGACCTGCAGCTGGAATGGGTTCTGGGGAAGATGCCGCAGAAGAAGTTTAAGATGGAGCGTCTGGCCCCAACCCATCAGCCGCTGGCTCTTCCTGCCGGGCTGAAAGTCATAGACGCGCTGGACAGAGTTTTACGTTTGCCCGCTGTGGCGTCCAAACGCTACCTGACCAACAAG gTGGACCGGTCTGTGACTGGGTTGGTTGCCCAGCAACAATGCGTCGGCCCTCTTCACACCCCATTGGCCGATGTGGCTGTTGTTGCTCTGTCACCGTTCAGCCTGGAGGGAGCAGCTACTGCCATTGGAGAGCAGCCAATCAAAGGCCTGATCTGTCCTGCAGCTGGGGCTCGCATGGCTCTTGGAGAGGCTCTGACCAATTTGGTGTTTGCCAGAGTCACAGCTTTGAAG GATGTGAAGTGTAGTGGAAACTGGATGTGGGCTGCCAAGCTTCCTGGTGAGGGAGCCTGTCTGTGGGAGGCCTGCAAAGCCATGTGCGAGGTCATGGGTCAGCTGGGAGTGGCCGTTGATGGGGGCAAGGACTCTCTGAGTATGGCTGCTAGAGTAGGGAAAGAGACCGTCAAAGCTCCAG GTGCTCTGGTTATTTCGGCATATGCCGTTTGTCCTGACATCACAGCTACTGTGACCCCTGACCTCGAGGATCCAGATGGCAAAG GTGTGTTGTTGTGGGTTCCTCTCAGTCCAGGCCGTCATCGCCTGGGAGGATCTGCCCTGGCTCAGTGCTACAGCCAGCTGGGAGACTGCTCTCCTGACCTGGAGCAGCCAGAACTATTGACTGGCTGCTTCAACACCACACAGGCACTCATACAAG atcgtCTGCTGAGTGCAGGTCATGACATCAGCGATGGAGGCCTCATTTCCTGCTTGCTGGAGATGGCGTTTGCAGGAAACCGTGGGATTGATGTTGAGCTGCCATCACAAGGAGCTGGAG TCACAGAGCTGCTGTTCAGCGAGGAGCTGGGTCTGGTTCTGGAGGTTTCACAGCTCGATGTTGAAACGGTGTGTCAGAGATACAGTGACGCAGGCGTGCAATGCCACCGTGTCGGCAGAACCTGCGGCTTTGGACCAGAGGCTGTG GTCAGTGTTAGTGTGGATGGACAGGAGGTACTGAGAGAGCCACTGCCTAACCTCAGAGCATTATGGGAGGACACCAGTTTTCAGCTGGAGCGCCTCCAGTCCAATGAAATCTGtgttaaagaggaagaagaagggcTAGCCAAGAGGACACAGCCCTActtcaaactgacctttgacccctccATTTCGCCCAGCATCAGCCAGCTCA GTGCAGGTCAGCCTCGCGTAGCTGTGGTCAGGGAAGAGGGCAGTAACGGAGACCGAGAGATGTCAGCGTCTCTGTACATGGCCGGCTTTGAG GTTTGGGATGTCAACATGCAGGACCTGTGCTCTGGCTCCCTAACGCTGGAGACTTTTAAAGCAGTTGTGTTCGTAGGTGGATTCAGCTACGCAGATGTCCTGGGATCAGCTAAAG GTTGGGCTGCTACTGTTGCATATAACCCCAAGGCCAAAGCTGAGTTTGATCGCTTCCGTCAGCGGAGAGACACACTGAGTCTGGGAGTGTGTAACGGCTGCCAGCTGCTCGCCCTGCTGGGCTGGGTGGGAGAGGGCGAGCATGGAGCAG AAACTGAAGTAGTGCTGACCCATAATAAGTCCGGCAGGTTTGAGTCCCGGTTCGTCAGCGTGGGAATCCAGGAGTCCCCGTCTGTCTGGCTCAGAGGCATGGAGGGCTCGGCTCTGGGAGTCTGGGTTGCACATGGAGAAG GTCTGATGCAATTTTGTAGCTCTGTGGCCCAGGACCAGATAATCTCTGGTGGGCTCGCCCCCGTCCGTTACCTTGACGACCAGGGTCATCCCACTGAAGTGTACCCTCTGAACCCTAACGGCTCCCCACAGGGCATAGCGGGGCTCTGCTCTAGGGACGGGAGGCACCTGGCCATGATGCCCCACCCGGAGCGCTGCACCCTGGGCTGGCAGACGCCCTGGGCCCCGAGGGACTTCAGATCTTCTCTCACCCCTTCACCCTGGCTACGCATGTTCAAGAACGCAGTTGCCTGGTGCAGCAACACAGAGTGA